A segment of the Hallerella succinigenes genome:
GATGTTTAGCCAAAAAGGGGAAGGCCGCGAATCACTAGTAAAGCCATATCTGTACCTACCTCGTTTTCAATATATATTGTTTTATTTTGGAAGTGCGATGTTTACGCTGCGTTGGAGTAACCGTGAAAATTCTTCTAGTGTGGGAACCTTAAGAACGCCTTTGCCGTAGGGATTCAATATTCTGATTTTAGCGACGCTCGTTCCTAATTTTTTTTGCAGTGATATACTGTTTGACCATTTCTTTGACCTCGAACGCGTTAAACGGATAGCCGAAACGTTCAGTTTTACCTCCGCTTATAAAGAGCCACTATAAGTCTAAAGCTGTGTCGAGTTCTGAAAAGTTCTGTGACCATGTTTTGCTGGCTCGCCCGCTCGATGCGATGTTACCGGAAGTGCCTGCACCAAAAGCGAAGAAGAAGTAAGTCCTGACGAACGCACCTATCAACGGGGTGAGCGCCGGTTGCACCGAGTTTTTATTTTTCAAACAAGTCCGAGTGCGTTCCTGTGCGGACAAGTTCTAATATCAACACGTTGTCTTGCTTTCGGTAAATCAAGAGCCAATCCGGCTTTATGTGAAGTTCCCGATGCTCGGACCAATTGCCTCCAAGAGCATGATCCCGATACTTGTCTTCAAGAGGTTCGTCATTTGCGAGCTTTGAAACAACGGCGTACAATTCCTTCATATCGTAATTCCGTTTCTTTGCTCGTTTGACATCTTTCTTGTATTGTGATGTCCATAGGATTTTGTATCTAGGTCCTTTCTCTACCAAGATTTCATCTCCCGAATGGCTTCGTTGACCGTATACGTCTTCATCTTCGAGGGGTTCTTCTGGTATTTCGCGTAAATTTCATCTGACTCTTCCATCGCCTTGATGGTTTTCCGATTCGGACGATTGATGGAAATTTCAAAAGGGATTCTCCCTTCGCGTAGAACTTGCTTGGTAAATACGTTGTACAGCCCCGAGATGGTTATTCCCACCTTTTCGCAAAAATCGGCGATGCCTTTTTTGTCGTCGTCGTCCAGTGTTATCGTCAAATTTGCCATTGTGCCCTCTTTGAAATGAGTGAAATCTATATGAAATATATATAAAAATCACATAAAATTCAGTGTTTTATAGTTGTGTTTTACAGGAGAACATGCTGCAGAAGGAGTCTCTGCCGAAACTGTCGTGCAGAAGATTCTCGATAGCGTCGAAGTGCCGTAAAATTTAAACGCGGATCGCGAGCGTCGCGGGATCACCTTTTACACAAGCCGGGCCTTAAGCTCGGCTTTCACTTTTTTGAGGTCGCTGCAAGTGAGGACGGGAATGAGATTGTTGATTTCTTCGATACTCTTGTCCCACCACTTGAACTTGAGCATGATGTCGATGAGTTCGTCGTCGAATCGCTTGCGGATGAGTTTGGCGGGGTTACCTGCCACGATGGTATAGGGCGTGACGTCGCT
Coding sequences within it:
- a CDS encoding type II toxin-antitoxin system YafQ family toxin, translated to MVEKGPRYKILWTSQYKKDVKRAKKRNYDMKELYAVVSKLANDEPLEDKYRDHALGGNWSEHRELHIKPDWLLIYRKQDNVLILELVRTGTHSDLFEK
- a CDS encoding type II toxin-antitoxin system RelB/DinJ family antitoxin, whose protein sequence is MANLTITLDDDDKKGIADFCEKVGITISGLYNVFTKQVLREGRIPFEISINRPNRKTIKAMEESDEIYAKYQKNPSKMKTYTVNEAIREMKSW